From one Triticum urartu cultivar G1812 chromosome 3, Tu2.1, whole genome shotgun sequence genomic stretch:
- the LOC125548617 gene encoding FCS-Like Zinc finger 8-like, whose translation MDNCADQSLAQRSIGFFRVPGLFVRLSSKGLNAVDPDSVWSPTSPLDFKNLPSSNTLGTNLKPTGLLGIEADLLKLRTGSPRVGLGLVDALTADEGSLHFGGKNSFLESIKPFLELGLPKVAADDASSCQKTGSVGLGAAMKENTGFVQCDCEDEEYTCVIEHGPNPRTTHILKGQTVEVPNGVRSKRPIFTIEPIEEPSWPSMPAAGAAASGSCSHCRKRLREDTDTFMYLGEAFCSNECRKCCMEEEIDEVEVELMMLDSGGSSADLHW comes from the exons ATGGACAACTGCGCCGATCAGAGCCTTGCGCAGAGGAGCATTGGATTCTTCAGGGTGCCTGGTCTCTTTGTGCGGCTGAGCAGCAAAGGCCTGAACGCAGTGGACCCTGATTCAGTCTGGAGCCCAACCTCTCCTCTGGATTTCAAGAACCTGCCGTCGTCAAACACTCTGGGCACCAATCTCAAGCCCACTGGACTGCTAGGCATCGAGGCTGATCTTCTGAAGCTCAGAACCGGCTCCCCGAGAGTCGGTCTCGGCCTTGTCGATGCCCTCACCGCCGACGAGGGCTCGTTGCACTTTGGCGGCAAGAACTCGTTCCTTGAATCCATCAAGCCATTTCTCGAGCTTGGGCTGCCAAAGGTGGCTGCCGATGATGCATCGTCGTGTCAGAAGACCGGTTCGGTTGGCCTTGGCGCCGCCATGAAGGAGAACACAGGCTTCGTTCAATGTGATTGTGAAGATGAAGAGTACACCTGCGTGATCGAGCACGGCCCGAATCCGAGGACGACGCACATCCTGAAAGGCCAGACGGTGGAGGTGCCCAACGGCGTGCGTTCCAAGAGGCCGATTTTCACCATCGAGCCCATCGAGGAGCCGTCATGGCCGTCGATGCCGGCTGCTGGTGCCGCCGCTTCTGGTTCGTGCTCCCACTGCAGGAAGCGGCTGCGAGAGGACACGGATACCTTCATGTATCT GGGCGAGGCGTTCTGCAGCAACGAGTGCAGGAAGTGCTGCATGGAGGAGGAGATAGACGAGGTGGAGGTGGAGCTCATGATGCTGGATTCCGGCGGCTCCTCTGCTGATCTGCATTGGTGA